From the Hevea brasiliensis isolate MT/VB/25A 57/8 chromosome 13, ASM3005281v1, whole genome shotgun sequence genome, the window atgaaatagagCAAATCAAAATTAAGGGATGAAATATATATGGGTTATTAACTTACAGCGCAAACCTTGATACACAAACTGATGATATATTTGACTGATGAAATCAAAGGCTTTTATACATGAATGAAACTTATATATATTCTTATATGAAAATGAACGGTTGGGATCATATTTTCGATATTATCaagaaaaaatatttattattatgatTTACGTATAAATTAAATTGTATCTTAATTTTTACTGGGAATTAACTAGCTGTACCTTTCACCTATAGTTTATGCTTAAAGCTCCAAAGTATTCCCAGTATGGTACAGTCCATTAGTAACGCACTTAATTAATTAGGTAATTAaggaccaaaaaaaaaaactggCACCATATATTAATGATAAGAACTCATTCTTCTTCACGTACttataattcaataattataCATTTAATCTATATATGGCTACTCAACAATTCATTGACGAAGATGAATGTTGTTTGGTAATGccgtacatatatttacatgttaTTTCTAGCTATTATTGGATATTTGTTTTAGTGTAATTGGTGCACATTTCATTTTGGATGATAAATATCAGTTATATATTGCCCTATCAAAATGACAATTCTTCAACAGAAATGTCAGTAGAAGTGAACCACCTGGATCCCATGCTAGTATTCCCATGGATAAATGTCAGTAGAAAAGGGTAAATCCTAGCATTGCTATATACATCCATGACCATAGGTACTCTAGCTTAGATATATATACACAATTTGGCTTCACATTTTTATTCAAGTCCAACTGCCTTGGAAGAGGGCACTGGTGCCTGCACTCTCTCCATGTATCTTCACTAAATAAGAACACGACGGATCTGCTTCGCATTCCGTCTTCAGCTCCAATCCCAGTTCCTCTTCTATATCATCCGACGCCAATATCAGCAAGAACTCGCATTCCTCATAGTTCAACAAGTCCGGCGGATCAGCCGGAATGAACCTTTTGTGGCCAAATTGGCCTTGCAGGTGTGCAGGAAACATGGCCTCTTGCGCTTGTTTTCAAGTCCTCTGAATTGGTAACTACTGCCTGCTCGTTGTTCCGGGTTCTTTATCTGTATGATAAATGAGGCTTGGCGTTCAATGTTGAGCGACTCTTGAGGCTCATTTTCTTTATCTTCTGGTGGGAACTCCAGCCTGTAAACCAAATGAGTGTGCATTCTCTTGCCCGGGTTGTGCCTTAGGATGCGATAAACGCCTTCTCCCACTGCTCTTGCCGGATACTTGTGTCGGTGACCTCTTGTGGAAGTATCATATTCCTCTGAAACCCAAATACACACACGTAGAGACACGGTTATTTTGAATTCTCATTTTGAGAGACAATTAATTAACGCAACTTTGTACATGTTCATAGTTATATACCTCCTCCAAGCGCATTCTTCATATCATCTATCTTATTGGTGACCAAGTCTACAAAACCCCAATAAGGTTGGCTTCTCTTACTTGGGTCCGGAAGGCTTTTCCGTCCCATCACAATGAATCGCAGCAAGGGCTCCTCTTGGATGTTCACTTCCTACCATATTGAGGTGCCTCATTTAAAAGTAACGATTCCTGTCTAACTGAAATATGTAAAATAAAACAGAGAAACAAGATTTACCAGGCTACCATGTCCACCCTCCTTTCCACTTGTAGTTGTAGAAGTGGAAGTCCTTTTGACACCCTCCTTGCCAGAGTGAGGGTCCTGTTTCTGTTCGATTGATCGCTCTCCGGACTCGGGCCGTAGAACAACGCACAAGCGTTGAACATCGTCAGGAGAGTGGACTTCTTCTTTGTCGACTTTTGGCCTACAGAAGAAATATATTTCCCCCCTCTCCTACAATAAAATAATTCAAGGGGTGACGATGATTCTTCGTTTTCAGCGCTACCGGAATATATATTACAAATATACAATTTGCAAACCAGAATCTCAAGCTGAGGTTCACTTCGAGTCTTGACTTCTTCACCTTGTCCCATGAATCTCTTGTGGCTTTTGCAAAGGAGAAAGGAGGAAGGAATTGCAATTTTAGCTTTTAAAAAAAGCAAAGAAATTGGACACGTCACCGAATTAGAAACTTCTGGGCATCCTCATGAGGAGACACCGTTTGCTGCATAAGACACGTGACGACGTCCCCTTGCCACTTTCCAAGGGAAAATTTCAAAATAGAACATAACATAATActgaattttatataaattctaCTATTATAAGTAATAAATTCTCCGttccgatttttttttttttaaaaaaaaaaatccgttCCAAAAACGCATACAGGATTTGTTTAGTTAATATGGATATTTTGGAAAAGTTTTCCTTTTCTGGTAAAAAAAATCTCATTAAATACGATTATTATTTTTTACTCATAAAAGAAATGTACAACATCAATTTAATATTAGAGGTAATAACGAATATGaattgaattttatttaaaaaatgagtttatatttaaatttagaatgattttaaatttaaaaataatatttatattatatttaaattttatgtgcTGAATTCAAACTCAAttgtataaaaattaattaaatataaattttattttaaataatatttataatttttttatatattataaataaaatttaaatttttttaaaactatcattgaataatatatttttatataatttttttgaaatattaaattttaaaatataaaattattaataaaaatatttttatatgagTTATTAATTAGAATATATAAATCTAAATGAATTAAGATTTGGGACGAATGAATTTAAGGTGAATTTAaatgattaaaatattatttagagTCGAATTcaagtaaattaatttttttgtgaatAATTTCACCATTTTCATCCCTATTATATGCATGGTTATTCGCTTAATTAATATGAAAGCCCATACATGAATTAAGGAAGATCAAGTCTTGACATATTTCTAAGTACAAATTAAACTACTCTTGAAGGCAAATACAAATGAAAAGAGTGAATTTGCTGAAACCACAGCCGGCCCACAATTCAGCTCATATTTAATTTGCATGATCTCATCCTGTTTTGTGTTCACCTAAGATTAATTAATTTGGTAAATAATCCAAGTTAAGTGGTCAAAATAAGAGCAATATAACTGTCAAAAGCCCAAAAAGAATTCACATTCATACATGTACTTTGTGCAGCCCCAACCATTAAAAGCATATATATTTGAGTTGGGATGTATTAGGTTCCTTCTGCAATAGATGATGTGCTTGATTGGCTGTTTACGCTTTCTGAATGTCCGATTAAGGGATCGCTCATCACTTCCTGCACGTACAAGCCACAGCAAATTAAAACAGTCCTTTTATTTAATTAGCTCTTTTACCTACACCTTCATTTCTCATAAACTAACCTGCGTTGTGGATATATAGCTATGATGGGGAGATGGGCCTGCACTTTccgcccagtacatgttgttcaTATTGGCTTGGGCAAAACTCCTCAATTTATCGAGCTCTGGTAACGCTACCTTGCCGAGATCTGGCCTGTCTTTCCGTCTCAGCTCTGCACATTGCAGTGCTAGCTTTGCAAAGGTTAAAGCCTCTTCAATTGGCCAATCGGGCACTGCTGGGTCTAGAATCTCTTTGAATGCCCCATTCTCAATTGCTTGTTCGACAATGTGGGTCAAACCCATTGGTGGCCTCGCTGTTATTATTTGGAGAAGCATGATTCCTAGGGAATATACATCAGATTTTACGCCTAGCATTCCTGTTTGTTGGTATTCTGGATCAATATAGCAGAATGTCCCAGCTGTTGAGGTCATGTGGTACTGTGTTACGTTCTCCGCTACTGCTGGGACTAGCCTGGCCAACCCCACGTCGCTTATCTTACACACGTAGTTGTGGTCTAGCAAAATGTTGCCTGGCTTCAGGTCACGGTGCACTAGTGGTTCTGGCTTCGTCTGGTGGAGAAACAGCAGGCCTGTGGCTATTTCTGCAGCAATTCGGAACCTCAGTTGCCAAGGAAGAACTGGGGTGTCCCCTCTGCGGAACAGACGGTCATCTAAGCTTCCTTTGGCCATGTATTCATAGACTAAAATACCATACTCTGGGACGGCTCCTAGGAGGAGTACCATGTTGGGATGTCGTATTAAGCTAAGTACTTCCACCTGCATATTCCATCACATTATTACTATCAAGCCAAGCATACAGCTAATTACtggtctttttcttttttctaccGGTTTTAATTTAGGCCGTAAAACTTTTGACTGATTAGTTATTACTAACTAAATTTCTGCTTTCTTCCTTACCTCTCTCCGAAATTGCGACCTGCCCTGGGCGGCATCTGGACGTAATACTTTAACTGCAACCGGCGTATGATCAAGATAACACTTGTAAACTGGGCCATAACCTCCTTCTCCGATCTTCCGTCCTTCGGCAAAGTATTCCGTTGCCTGTTCAATCTCTTCAATAGTGTATCTTCTGTACCTGACATTTTGTTTGGCTAGAGCTTCCATTACATTCTTCATTTCCTCTGCTTCTTTTAGGGCTTTGATTTCTGCGGTTAGTCTCTTCTGTGCTtccaattctgctagctttttagCCGCTTCAGCTGCTTCCATAGCTGCCTTGCAcctatctttttctttctccgcAGCTGACAGTGCAGCTCCCTCAGCAATTTTAGCCTCTTCCAGTCTCCGTTCTTCTTCAGCTCTCCAGCGGTGCAGCTCCATTGCCTATACGAGTTTGACATTTACAATTGATAacctgcttcttcttcttcttctaatttgcAACTAAACATGACTTTGTAATGAGTACCTTTTGTTTTGCTGTGAGAGCTTCCTTGCATGCAGTACTGTACATGTCCATGGTTTGCTTCAGCTCTAGTTTTAGCCTTCTCATCTCAGCTTCCATATCATCCTGCATGTATGTTGAACAGAAATATAAGCCAAAGAAATTTGCATAATCTGTTATTGAACTTTGGTGAAAATGAAATCATAGAGTTGATTCATACCACGTGTTGTGAAGAACCTGAAAATGAGGTTCTTGCACTATCATGCGAAAATGATGAGAATTCATGGAGAGAAGAAAGGTCATTGAACTTTGGTCCAGAACGAATTGATCCAAAGCTTGTCTCGGAGCTAGTAGAAAGGCGTGCAGTTAGGCATGAATCGATGAAATCTAAGGCGACAGAAGATGAGCGATCAGTGCTAGGCCTGCCGGAGCTGACGAATGAAATGTCGGTTTCAGACTCCATGAGTTCGGCAAAAGATTTGACATTGAAAGCTCGTCCTCCTCTTTCAAAAGGAGATCTGATGAATTGCACGCAGGGAGGGAAATGAGCCCAATTGCCCAAATGGTGTAAATCATGTTTTTAGAAATCAAATGATGAAAGACTTACTTGAAGGATTCATCGAGCGATATGCGAGGCTTGACTGGCGTCCTTTCTGCAGAGCATAAATTGATGcgctaattaattggaaaggaaATAATAATTAATTGGAAAACAAATTACAAACCTCTGATACTGCCGCTATGCAGGGAAAGTGTGTCTGGAGGAGCTTCATTTTGCTTGTTTAGGATTTGAATCTGATCTCGTAGTGGCGACGCATATGGGGCTGCACGAGAGGCATGTCGTACTGAAGAAATCTTTCCTTTGGAGATGACATATACATTGCAGAAATCAGGTGCCCCTTTTGACACACTGCTGGGTATATCTGCCTTGAATTTTCTGTTTCCACACATACACACAAAAATTCGTATGCAATTTGATCCTGTATCATCTATGCAAATTAGAATATCGAatggaattgaaatgaagttacctGATGAATCCATGTCGGGAGGCACCAATAACCAAATTCTCAATTGCGGCATAGGAAACATATTCCGTGAGCCCTTTAACTACATCGTAGTCCTCCAAAACAATATCAAGGCATTGTATCTGATATAAAagaagaaaattttcttttaataaaaaaaaaaaaaattcaaagagGTGGATCATGGATGCAATGATTCCTGAACCTACATCCTTGCGGGTGCAGTAGCAACGAAATGAAAGGAAGAGATCCTTGGTAATCTTGTCAAGTTGATTCTTCCCAACTGAACTATTCTCACAAGCATGTCCGTGCCCTGCACATTATTCAAACACAATCTTAATTTTATCTTACTCTAAGAATATAATATATTGAattttcccaaaaaaaaaaaaaaagtcacaaAGATCACAAAAACTACCATGTGATGCTGCTTTGTGAAGAACGTGGATTAAAATTACAGTTTGACCTCTGGACAACAGATTCTCAAGCGCCCATCTCAAAGCATTTTGGCTGCTTTTGTCCTTGTCTATAGCTACTGCAACCAGCCCATTTCCTCCCTTCTTTGATCCATTTGCTTTTGGAAGCCACATTTCATTTGTatctttctctttcttctttgtttttagagaggaaaaaaaaaattcaaaagggcAACGTGGTGGTGGTTATGAAATTAATTTTACTATATTTACAAAGAATAAGAGAAGACGAAAAAAAAGACACTAAGTTCGGGATATGTGATTCTAGAAATTGATTAATCCCATTTTAGTTTTTCTTTTAGTGGAATAATCCCATTTTAGTTGTTGAAATAAAAGAGAATCCGCAAGTGTCTCTTTATTTACAAAATTGGGCTATGTATAATCATTCATGGTCAACAAATTTATTTTGTCCAATCAACCCATATTTATAATAttcatttctttcattttctactGCACAATTGGACTTTTTGGATTCGAATtttaatatagaaaaaatttatacgtttctaaaaaaataaataattatatggcCACGCCCAAAGCATTTTCTGATCATCATAACCTGGTATTCACCACTATTTCTTCTTATATCACACAGTTACGCAAGTTGAGAGAATTTTCTATCTCATCTTGAATTGCTATTCAATCCGTTTCCTCGAGACTTGTTGAAAAATGATAGAGGGAGTGTCATGTCGTTTATTACCATTCATTATCGTTTAGAAGTAGAAATGACGGTGGGTTGGGGTTTTCCGCTCAGATATAAATTTCAGAGAGCTAATAAACTGGTTTAGGACCCATTTGGATTTTGAACGAGCCCCACCTGATCCTTCTCTTTTTTGTGGTCATTATCTGATGACTAACGACTCGTACTGTTTATGTGGCTGCATCAGTGGATGATGAGGAGAAGCTGGCCCTGAATCTGTTGTTGGCGGTGGCGTCTCAATCTTACTCCTTGGGTAGTAGCTCGAAGGGCCCAGGTCCAGCATTACCTCCTCATCTATAGGCCTTCTCGATGATTCTGCAGCATAATCTTCCATCTAGTTTGATTATGGGCTCACGAGATCATTCGTTCATGTTGCATAATCCTTGACCCAATATTCCTGATAATCTATACAGTCGAAGAAGTTCATGTACCGGCAACTTTAATATTGATCTCAAGCTTAGAAGCTGTATATATTAATATCCATCAAACGAGAAAATGGAGGGGGGGAATTAAACAAGTAATGTTTCTTCGAGTTTTAACATGGCCATTCTCTTGTATTCATTGTCATAGGGCTTAAGAAAATTCTCCGTTAAGTATTGCATGTGTTTGGTTGTACACAGTATCCTTCCTTTTAAAGTAGTAGCTGTTCTCAGAAATGTATATCTATTGATCGCATTTGCATATTTATATGTGATCTTATATCATCCCCTTCTCATCACAGTTGCATCTGTCGAGGAGGAAAAAGAGTAGCGTAATGCATCTTGATCACATTTCCAGATTGAGATTGGTGTGATCGATCGTTGGAGTTATATCTGtactttcatttctttgattttattctgTGTTTGGATATATATAATCACCATgtcctttctttctttaattttgattttctcatgttTTGAGTTGTTGGGTATTacttttctttgttttctttaaccatgttgattttattaatttttttaaattaaaaaacaacaataaattaattaaataatggaTTATGTAATGCAATCAATGGTCATATTATAGTTTTGATCAAGCCTTATTGCACAAAGTTTTATTTTGGTAAAGTAATTGATAAGTAAAATTGAAAGTTCTTGGAAATATCATAAGTGGGCAATGTTAATCGAAATGAAGCCTGTAAGTGTAGAGGATAATTAGAATCCTGCCTAGCGCAAGAAAGCTATCAGCAAATCCATTAAAcctttgaccaaaaaaaaaacCATTACACGAAGTAATTCATTCTAAAATTGATGAGGATGTGTGCCAAGCTCATATCTAATTATGCTACTATATTTTCACAAAGATGCATCGTGAAAATTCAatgcaattttttaaaaaaaaagaaaaggtaaagagagagagagagagagagagagggaaattAGCGGGCAGAGCAACCAGAAAGGAATTGATTGAATTCTAACAAGAAGGGAACGCCAATCCACAAGTATGAAAGGAAAATCTGTGCATGCGAGACAGATAACGCTAAGCTAATAGCTATATGATGAACATTAGTGGGTTTCTGTATCATTTGCCTTCTCCAACATCAAAATTGAAAAAACGCACTATACTCTGCCAGGATCAGCTTCAGGCTAACCCCCTCAGAATTATTTTCCCATATATATCTTGCTATAGCTTAGAGCTAGAGGGAAGCCTGTGAAAGTAAAACCTGTCATCCCTGTGACATACTTTTTTTataatatagatttttttttaaagaattttttattattattttgaaactTTCTCCTTGTTTTCTTTGCCAGTCATCGATCCACGGTGTAGGAAAAACGATCCTCGTTCCCTCTAACACTAAAATTAATACCTTCATTGCCAGTGTAATCTTCATCGCTGTCTCCTTCTCTCAATTGCTCAATCTTCTCGACCACTTCCTTGATGTCCAATCTGCTCTCCACATCTTCTTCGCAACAACTCAATCCAATTTTCAAAAGATTAATCATCTCGCCTTTGCTATCTTTTGCTCCCTTCATATCTTTGTCGAACACTTCGCTTGTTCGCTTTTCCTTAACCATTTTATTAACCCAACTTGCTATATCTGCGCTACTATCGTATCCCTGCGTTAGATAGTTCTCCGGAAACTTTCCGGTCAATATCTCCAATATCAGTATTCCGAAGCTCCAAATGTCCGTCTTTTTAGATGTGCGGCCATTTTGTGCGTACTCGGGTGATTTGTAAGCAATCATGAGATTGTGGGCCTGTTGGGGGTTGATCACTGGCCTTAGAGTATAATCTGTCAACAGAGGTTCCATGGACGGATCTAGAAGCACATTCGATGATTTCAGGTGACCATGGGGAACTAATATGGGAAGCTCACTGTATAGATATGCCAATCCTTTGGCCACTCCTTTGATAATTCTCAACCGGGTTTGCCAATCAAGCCCTTGCCCTTCAAGGGAACGGTTGCCTAaacagtgaaaaaaaaaaaaaaacacttagaGATGAACTTAAACAGAGTAATGCATGTAATTTGCAAGAAATAAGAACTAAGAAGGAACTTACCGTGAATGTGACTAGCCAAGCTACCATTCTCAACGAACTCATAAACCAAAAGCTTCTCTTCCCTCCGGTAATAGTAGGCTGTGAGACGCAGCAAGTTTGGATGCTTTAACCTCCCCAGCCTTCTCATGTGCTCATGAAACTCTTCTCTGCCTACATTGTTCATATGCCTGTACCTCTTCACCACCAAGGCTTGGCCACTCCCTACGGCAGCCTTGTATGAAGACCCAAATGTCCCGCTCCCCAAGACTTCTGCTGAAGCTCTCAGCAACTCGTTCAAGTCAAACTTTTCAATATCATCCCTCACGAACGACAGCTTATCAGACCTCCTCGATTGCGCGCTACTCTCTGCCGGCACTTGACATTGTTGTTGGTCTGCTACGTAGGAAGGTGCAATTTTGTTGGAGTTCATAGACAATGATGGGTTCCTCTCCAATTCTGGGCGGTGCCTTTTTCGGTGGAACATAGCCAAAGCCACTGCGATGGCCGCTAGTATTATCAGTAGGAGGATTACACCGATTATGATTTTCAGGGTGTTACCTTTTTTATTGAGGGCTCTTAAGGGTGAATTGCATGAATAAAGAGGCGGCCCACACAAGTCTTTATTGCCTGACATTTAGATTTAAGAATTTGTTAGGAAAATGTTTctgatttctaaaataaaatttcacaacaattcaatttaattattttttttttttatgtttaaaaaaattttgaatttttttattaaaaaataaattaaaaataatataattttatgagtattaaattaaattattttcttacaaatgttttttttttttttcaaaaactaaacaaaaaattaaaCCTTAAAGTTATTGGCAATCTCTATGATCATGTGAACAGGAGAGGATGATACGAAGAAAAAGGAAAATACCTGAAAAGGAGTCGGGATTCATCTTGCTGAGGGCTTCGGGGATAGGACCCACCAAAAAATTGCTGGCTAGATTTACAGTCTTCAAATTCTTTTGTCGAAAATCAGGAATTCGGCCTTGGAATTGATTCCCTTCAAGTCTCAACTCCATAAGCCTTGGCAAGGTAGAAAGCGAGAGAGGAATGTTACCGGAAAACTCATTATTTGCGAGGAACACTCTCTTCAAGGAACCCATGCCTTGAAAGGCATCGTCTGGAATCTGTCCTGAGAACCTGTTATTGGATAAGTACAAGGCTTTCAATTTGCCAAGTTTGTTGATATGAGGGAAAGGGCCAACAAATTGATTGTTCATAAGGCTTAAAGTCCGAAAGTGAGACAAGGGAACAAGAGAATCGATATCAATGATGCCCGTTAATCCCATGCCTTCGAGTTTTAAACCCCAAATGGTTCCGTTCAAACAAAGGATGCCAACCCAATTGGGGCGATTCCAATCACAGGGATTAACAGAGGAATTCCAATTGTCGAGAGCCGAGTTATTTTGAAGCGCTTCCTTAAACTTGAAGAGGGCAGCAGAATCTGTCGCACCAAATGCCACAACTGCTAATGATAACGCGAGTAACAATATTGGAGTGGTTTTGCGCGCAAGCCTAGGTGCGTGCGCGCCCATTGGCAATTTGGAATTATGGCAAAGCAATTAGAATAAGGTTGTAGAAGAATGAAAATGGATGAAAGGAAGCAGCAGCAGTTTGTGTGATGGGTTTTGGAGAGGAAATGGAAAAGGCAAGAAGAGAACGAGGATAGGCGTGCAAATGCAATGCCAAGAATAGTAGAAGAtagaggggatgcatatgaacaTGAATAAttaaaaactgaaaaaaaaaaaaaaaagagatggaAGTGATTCAGATTTGAGAAATTGGGTTGGTTTGACGGAAAGAAGTTTGTGTATTAGAGGTGGAGCAGAGCGCGGGAGAGATCCAAGGGCGGCCGTTGAATTTCTTCTAATTGTTAGTTGTCACATCTTATTTTGGGTTTTCCAATTATAGGCTATAGTTTAATGTGAGCAACTTATTACattaaatattaacttttttatttaaaaatttttgtatttcaactattgaaatattatataaaaatattaacagttatttaaaattccttttaatacatttttaaaaattttaaaatttttatagatcATAATATccctaaaaattaattatttttaattatatttttattaaaataaaaaagtgaattatttttttttaaattttattaatatatatattttaaataattattcaataaaaaaatattaataaaaattgagaatttacttataaaaatatttcttattatatttaaaatttttaaaatttcaataataatatttaaaaaattaccagttttttttactttattttattttttattgatatattttaaataatttaaaaaataataaaatataatatattaaacaatttatttatttattaaaatttgaaataaaattataactaattgaattaaaattttataatatgattgtaaaaatataaaatataaaaaattatatattataatatattaaataaaaaataaataatttatgcaaCG encodes:
- the LOC110665721 gene encoding pollen receptor-like kinase 4 isoform X1, which gives rise to MGAHAPRLARKTTPILLLALSLAVVAFGATDSAALFKFKEALQNNSALDNWNSSVNPCDWNRPNWVGILCLNGTIWGLKLEGMGLTGIIDIDSLVPLSHFRTLSLMNNQFVGPFPHINKLGKLKALYLSNNRFSGQIPDDAFQGMGSLKRVFLANNEFSGNIPLSLSTLPRLMELRLEGNQFQGRIPDFRQKNLKTVNLASNFLVGPIPEALSKMNPDSFSGNKDLCGPPLYSCNSPLRALNKKGNTLKIIIGVILLLIILAAIAVALAMFHRKRHRPELERNPSLSMNSNKIAPSYVADQQQCQVPAESSAQSRRSDKLSFVRDDIEKFDLNELLRASAEVLGSGTFGSSYKAAVGSGQALVVKRYRHMNNVGREEFHEHMRRLGRLKHPNLLRLTAYYYRREEKLLVYEFVENGSLASHIHGNRSLEGQGLDWQTRLRIIKGVAKGLAYLYSELPILVPHGHLKSSNVLLDPSMEPLLTDYTLRPVINPQQAHNLMIAYKSPEYAQNGRTSKKTDIWSFGILILEILTGKFPENYLTQGYDSSADIASWVNKMVKEKRTSEVFDKDMKGAKDSKGEMINLLKIGLSCCEEDVESRLDIKEVVEKIEQLREGDSDEDYTGNEGINFSVRGNEDRFSYTVDR
- the LOC110665721 gene encoding pollen receptor-like kinase 4 isoform X2 is translated as MGAHAPRLARKTTPILLLALSLAVVAFGATDSAALFKFKEALQNNSALDNWNSSVNPCDWNRPNWVGILCLNGTIWGLKLEGMGLTGIIDIDSLVPLSHFRTLSLMNNQFVGPFPHINKLGKLKALYLSNNRFSGQIPDDAFQGMGSLKRVFLANNEFSGNIPLSLSTLPRLMELRLEGNQFQGRIPDFRQKNLKTVNLASNFLVGPIPEALSKMNPDSFSGNKDLCGPPLYSCNSPLRALNKKVALAMFHRKRHRPELERNPSLSMNSNKIAPSYVADQQQCQVPAESSAQSRRSDKLSFVRDDIEKFDLNELLRASAEVLGSGTFGSSYKAAVGSGQALVVKRYRHMNNVGREEFHEHMRRLGRLKHPNLLRLTAYYYRREEKLLVYEFVENGSLASHIHGNRSLEGQGLDWQTRLRIIKGVAKGLAYLYSELPILVPHGHLKSSNVLLDPSMEPLLTDYTLRPVINPQQAHNLMIAYKSPEYAQNGRTSKKTDIWSFGILILEILTGKFPENYLTQGYDSSADIASWVNKMVKEKRTSEVFDKDMKGAKDSKGEMINLLKIGLSCCEEDVESRLDIKEVVEKIEQLREGDSDEDYTGNEGINFSVRGNEDRFSYTVDR
- the LOC110665722 gene encoding LOW QUALITY PROTEIN: uncharacterized protein LOC110665722 (The sequence of the model RefSeq protein was modified relative to this genomic sequence to represent the inferred CDS: deleted 2 bases in 1 codon); this encodes MGQGEEVKTRSEPQLEILERGEIYFFCRPKVDKEEVHSPDDVQRLCVVLRPESGERSIEQKQDPHSGKEGVKRTSTSTTTSGKEGGHGSLEVNIQEEPLLRFIVMGRKSLPDPSKRSQPYWGFVDLVTNKIDDMKNALGGEEYDTSTRGHRHKYPARAVGEGVYRILRHNPGKRMHTHLVYRLEFPPEDKENEPQESLNIERQASFIIQIKNPEQRAGSSYQFRGLENKRKAMFPAHLQGQFGHKRFIPADPPDLLNYEECEFLLILASDDIEEELGLELKTECEADPSCSYLVKIHGESAGTSALFQGSWT
- the LOC110665720 gene encoding U-box domain-containing protein 52, with translation MWLPKANGSKKGGNGLVAVAIDKDKSSQNALRWALENLLSRGQTVILIHVLHKAASHGHGHACENSSVGKNQLDKITKDLFLSFRCYCTRKDIQCLDIVLEDYDVVKGLTEYVSYAAIENLVIGASRHGFIRKFKADIPSSVSKGAPDFCNVYVISKGKISSVRHASRAAPYASPLRDQIQILNKQNEAPPDTLSLHSGSIRERTPVKPRISLDESFKSPFERGGRAFNVKSFAELMESETDISFVSSGRPSTDRSSSVALDFIDSCLTARLSTSSETSFGSIRSGPKFNDLSSLHEFSSFSHDSARTSFSGSSQHVDDMEAEMRRLKLELKQTMDMYSTACKEALTAKQKAMELHRWRAEEERRLEEAKIAEGAALSAAEKEKDRCKAAMEAAEAAKKLAELEAQKRLTAEIKALKEAEEMKNVMEALAKQNVRYRRYTIEEIEQATEYFAEGRKIGEGGYGPVYKCYLDHTPVAVKVLRPDAAQGRSQFRREVEVLSLIRHPNMVLLLGAVPEYGILVYEYMAKGSLDDRLFRRGDTPVLPWQLRFRIAAEIATGLLFLHQTKPEPLVHRDLKPGNILLDHNYVCKISDVGLARLVPAVAENVTQYHMTSTAGTFCYIDPEYQQTGMLGVKSDVYSLGIMLLQIITARPPMGLTHIVEQAIENGAFKEILDPAVPDWPIEEALTFAKLALQCAELRRKDRPDLGKVALPELDKLRSFAQANMNNMYWAESAGPSPHHSYISTTQEVMSDPLIGHSESVNSQSSTSSIAEGT